A window of the Aspergillus flavus chromosome 6, complete sequence genome harbors these coding sequences:
- a CDS encoding FAD dependent oxidoreductase yields MATWPSDSVWSPQTHNEQIYARAPNPAEFPEVPAISKSYWIREHRLDFEEECARTSLPSEVDVVIIGSGITGATVAYQISRSQPDLCVALIESRGLCTGATGRNGGHIGRPEVYHFRELAEEVGVKEALKLKRFGQKNRNMMVEAINELEAVAEVDLQLNGTIVVFETAEEKEEFVADLESAKQHGHEPEGYLIKETSDVLSKVTMNESKAQYGAAYLEASGTVYPRKLVGVLLKAALKRMPALTIHAYTPASSVVSDFTAERYHYTVSTNRGEIKARAVFHATNGYASHLVPSLCGKDGVYGRKAHMLGVQPNITAPDTCQLSRGFGYQDFWHWILQRPNNGPYLYGLATAEVTGDYNDNITLPENTPHRREMVQFLETVFPHHFEDIDFKRDVVYDWTGIQGFTKDGASIVGRPTKGSPGEYVSVGHNGEGMGRCFACATVATDAMLSYLKGTKSWTPPEWFPMSFARNLGSGDL; encoded by the exons ATGGCTACCTGGCCCTCCGACAGTGTCTGGTCCCCCCAGACACACAACGAACAAATCTATGCTCGCGCCCCCAACCCAGCTGAGTTCCCAGAGGTCCCGGCTATCTCCAAGAGTTACTGGATTCGTGAGCATCGCCTCGACTTCGAAGAAGAATGTGCGCGGACATCGCTGCCTTCTGAAGTCGACGTCGTCATTATCGGATCTGGGATCACCGGTGCAACGGTGGCGTACCAAATCTCACGCTCGCAACCCGATCTCTGTGTGGCTTTGATTGAATCCCGGGGCCTCTGCACGGGCGCTACGGGGCGAAATGGAGGACATATTGGACGACCGGAGGTGTATCATTTTCGGGAGCTAGCGGAGGAAGTTGGCGTCAAGGAAGCCTTGAAACTCAAGAGGTTTGGGCAGAAGAACCGGAATATGATGGTTGAAGCAATTAATGAACTTGAAGCCGTGGCTGAAGTCGACCTACAGCTCAATGGGACAATCGTGGTGTTTGAGACGGccgaggaaaaggaagagttTGTGGCTGATTTGGAATCGGCCAAACAGCACGGCCATGAGCCAGAGGGTTACTTGATAAAGGAGACAAGTGACGTTCTATCT AAAGTCACGATGAATGAATCCAAGGCCCAGTATGGAGCAGCATACCTCGAAGCATCTGGGACTGTTTATCCTCGAAAACTTGTCGGGGTGCTGCTAAAGGCTGCTCTGAAGCGCATGCCTGCGTTGACTATCCACGCCTATACGCCGGCGTCGTCGGTAGTTAGCGACTTTACAGCAGAGAGGTATCACTACACTGTCTCGACAAACCGCGGCGAGATCAAAGCTCGCGCCGTATTCCATGCGACAAATGGCTACGCCAGCCATCTTGTCCCTTCCCTTTGTGGTAAAGACGGCGTGTACGGCCGAAAAGCACACATGCTGGGCGTCCAACCAAACATAACCGCGCCAGATACTTGCCAACTATCGCGAGGATTCGGATACCAGGATTTCTGGCACTGGATCTTGCAACGACCAAATAACGGACCTTATCTATACGGTCTTGCCACCGCCGAAGTGACCGGTGACTATAATGACAATATTACACTCCCTGAGAATACCCCGCACAGAAGGGAGATGGTTCAGTTCCTTGAAACGGTTTTCCCGCACCACTTTGAGGATATTGATTTCAAGCGCGACGTTGTCTATGACTGGACTGGAATCCAAGGATTTACCAAAGATGGCGCTAGCATTGTCGGGCGGCCGACCAAAGGAAGCCCAGGTGAATACGTGTCGGTAGGACACAACGGCGAGGGCATGGGCAGGTGCTTTGCCTGTGCCACGGTGGCAACTGATGCCATGCTGAGCTATCTGAAGGGAACCAAATCGTGGACACCGCCTGAGTGGTTTCCAATGTCCTTTGCTAGAAATTTGGGTTCGGGAGATTTGTAG
- a CDS encoding cytochrome P450, whose translation MMRELRERLLCPGAVLRSNYPVTKMRRLLKMRQNDNEKQICPIPGPQGLPFLGNILDIDLDNGTMSTLKIAKTYYPIFKFTFAGETSIVINSVALLSELCDETRFHKHVSFGLELLRSGTHDGLFTAYDHEKNWELAHRLLVPAFGPLRIREMFPQMHDIAQQLCLKWQRYGPRRPLNLVDDFTRTTLDTIALCAMGYRFNSFYSEGDFHPFIKSMVRFLKEAETQATLPSFISNLRVRAKRRTQLDIDLMRTVCREIVTERRQTNLDHKNDLLDTMLTSRDSLSGDALSDESIIDNILTFLVAGHETTSGLLSFAVYYLLTTPDAMAKAAHEVDDVVGDQELTIEHLSMLKYLNAILRETLRLMPTAPGFSVTPYKPEIIGGKYEVKPGDSLDVFLAAVHRDPAVYGSDADEFRPERMFDEHFQKLPANSWKPFGNGKRSCIGRAFAWQEALMILALILQSFSLDLVDRGYTLKLKESLTIKPDNLWAYATPRPGRNVLHARLALQTNSTHPEGLMSLKHETVESQPATILYGSNSGTCEALAHRLAIEMSSKGRFVCKVQPMDAIEHRRLPRGQPVIIVTGSYDGRPPENARHFVKWLQSLEGNDLEGIQYAVFGCGHHDWSTTFYKIPTLIDTTMAEHGGARLAPRGSADTAEDDPFAELESWSERSVWPGLEAAFNLARHNSSDGTGKSTRITIRSPYTLRAAHETAVVHQVRVLTSAETTKKVHVELALPDTMNYRPGDHLAILPLNSRQSVQRVLSLFQIGSDTILYITSSSATSLPTDTPISAHDLLSGYVELNQVATPTSLRSLAAKATDEKTAEYLEALATDRYTTEVRGNHLSLLDILESYSVPSIEIQHYIQMLPLLRPRQYTISSSPRLNRGQASLTVSVMERADVGGPRNCAGVASNYLASCTPGSILRVSLRQANPDFRLPDESCSHPIIMVAAGSGIAPFRAFVQERSVRQKEGIILPPAFLFFGCRRADLDDLYREELDAFEEQGVVTLFRAFSRAQSESHGCKYVQDLLWMERVRVKTLWGQDAKVFVCGSVRMNEGVKAIISKIVSPTPTEELARRYIAETFI comes from the exons ATGATGCGTGAGCTTCGAGAAAGACTCCTGTGTCCAGGCGCTGTTCTGCGATCTAACTATCCTGTTACTAAAATGCGCCGCCTTCTCAAGATGCGACAGAATGACAACGAAAAGCAAATATGTCCAATCCCAGGACCTCAAG GTCTACCATTCCTCGGGAATATCCTGGACATCGATCTAGACAATGGTACCATGTCCACGCTGAAGATCGCGAAAACCTACT ACCCTATTTTTAAGTTCACCTTCGCGGGAGAGACATCCATTGTCATAAATAGCGTGGCCCTGCTTTCTGAACTCTGCGATGAAACCCGATTCCACAAGCATGTCTCCTTTGGCCTCGAGCTACTCCGCTCCGGTACACATGATGGGTTATTTACTGCGTACGATCATGAAAAGAACTGGGAGCTTGCCCATCGGCTGCTAGTGCCAGCGTTTGGTCCATTACGAATCCGTGAGATGTTTCCACAGATGCATGATATCGCGCAGCAACTATGTCTCAAATG GCAGCGCTATGGTCCAAGGAGGCCCTTGAATCTGGTTGACGATTTCACTCGCACTACTCTTGATACCATCGCGTTATGTGCGATGGGCTACCGATTCAACAGCTTCTATTCCGAAGGGGACTTTCATCCCTTCATCAAGAGCATGGTCAGATTCCTGAAAGAGGCGGAAACACAGGCAACCCTGCCTTCATTTATCAGCAACCTTCGTGTTCGTGCGAAGAGGAGGACTCAATTAGATATTGATCTTATGCGCACCGTGTGTCGCGAAATTGTTACTGAGCGCCGGCAGACGAACCTTGATCACAAGAATGACCTACTTGACACAATGCTGACCTCTCGAGACAGCTTATCTGGGGATGCGTTAAGCGACGAATCGATCATCGATAACATCCTGACATTTTTAGTCGCTGGCCACGAGACTACTTCAGGGCTCCTGTCGTTTGCGGTGTACTACCTTTTGACAACGCCTGATGCCATGGCCAAGGCAGCTCATGAGGTAGACGATGTCGTGGGCGACCAAGAGCTCACGATTGAGCACCTCTCAATGCTGAAATACCTCAATGCTATTCTTCGTGAGACTTTACGATTAATGCCCACCGCACCTGGGTTTAGCGTCACGCCCTATAAACCGGAGATCATTGGGGGCAAATACGAAGTCAAACCAGGAGACTCACTAGATGTGTTCCTCGCGGCTGTGCATCGAGATCCTGCCGTATACGGGTCTGACGCAGATGAGTTTCGCCCGGAAAGGATGTTCGATGAACACTTCCAAAAGCTCCCGGCCAACTCGTGGAAACCCTTCGGTAATGGTAAAAGGAGTTGCATTGGGCGGGCTTTTGCGTGGCAGGAGGCCCTGATG ATCCTGGCCTTGATTCTGCAGAGCTTTAGTCTCGATTTGGTTGACAGGGGCTATACCTTAAAACTCAAAGAGTCGCTCACTATAAAACCAGATAACCTGTGGGCCTATGCAACACCACGACCGGGCCGAAACGTGCTCCACGCCCGATTAGCGCTCCAAACAAACAGTACACACCCTGAGGGCCTAATGTCCTTAAAGCATGAGACGGTAGAATCCCAACCAGCAACCATCCTTTATGGCTCGAACAGCGGAACTTGCGAGGCCCTGGCCCATCGATTGGCCATCGAAATGAGCAGCAAGGGCCGATTCGTATGCAAGGTACAACCTATGGACGCAATCGAGCACCGCCGACTTCCCCGAGGCCAACCGGTGATAATTGTCACTGGATCATACGATGGAAGGCCGCCTGAAAACGCACGGCATTTTGTCAAGTGGCTCCAGTCCCTAGAGGGGAATGACCTGGAAGGGATTCAGTACGCCGTCTTCGGATGCG GACATCACGACTGGTCGACCACCTTCTATAAAATTCCCACCCTCATAGATACTACAATGGCGGAACATGGTGGAGCTCGTCTAGCCCCGCGAGGGTCGGCGGATACTGCAGAAGATGACCCCTTCGCGGAATTAGAGTCATGGTCGGAAAGGAGCGTCTGGCCTGGTCTTGAGGCTGCCTTCAATCTTGCGCGCCATAACTCATCGGATGGGACTGGAAAGAGCACCAGGATAACCATTCGATCACCCTACACGTTGCGCGCTGCTCACGAAACAGCTGTCGTTCATCAAGTTCGCGTGTTGACATCCGCGGAAACCACTAAGAAAGTCCATGTTGAGCTGGCCCTGCCAGATACAATGAACTACCGTCCTGGTGATCATCTAGCCATTTTGCCCCTTAACTCTCGGCAGAGTGTGCAGCGGGTACTTTCACTTTTCCAAATCGGTTCAGATACCATTTTGTATATTACTTCTAGCAGTGCCACCTCCTTGCCGACAGATACCCCTATATCTGCCCACGACCTGTTGAGCGGCTATGTGGAATTGAATCAAGTGGCTACGCCCACT AGCTTGAGATCGTTGGCTGCGAAAGCCACCGATGAGAAAACTGCAGAGTATCTTGAAGCCCTCGCCACAGATCGATACACAACGGAAGTCCGGGGAAACCATTTGTCCCTATTGGACATATTAGAAAGCTATTCCGTACCCTCGATTGAAATTCAGCATTATATCCAGATGTTGCCTCTCCTTCGGCCCCGCCAATACACCATTTCCTCATCTCCGCGATTGAACCGTGGCCAGGCTTCATTGACTGTTTCCGTTATGGAGAGAGCAGACGTTGGCGGGCCTAGAAACTGTGCTGGGGTAGCATCAAACTACCTAGCGAGCTGCACCCCCGGGTCGATCCTCCGAGTGTCTCTGCGGCAGGCAAATCCTGACTTCCGACTCCCAGATGAGTCGTGCTCTCACCCCATAATCATGGTTGCCGCTGGATCAGGCATTGCACCCTTCCGCGCATTTGTCCAGGAAAGATCCGTCCGACAGAAGGAAGGAATCATCTTACCCCCGGCCTTCCTGTTTTTCGGTTGCAGGAGAGCTGACTTGGATGATCTCTATCGCGAGGAGTTGGATGCTTTCGAGGAACAAGGGGTGGTAACGCTCTTTAGAGCTTTTAGCAGAGCTCAGAGCGAGAGCCATGGCTGCAAATACGTCCAAGATTTGCTATGGATGGAAAGAGTGAGGGTGAAAACGCTTTGGGGACAAGATGCTAAGGTCTTCGTCTGCGGCAGCGTTAGAATGAATGAAGGGGTGAAGGCGATAATTTCAAAGATTGTTTCTCCTACACCGACAGAAGAACTCGCGCGGCGATATATAGCTGAGACTTTTATATGA